The following are from one region of the Lodderomyces elongisporus chromosome 7, complete sequence genome:
- the CLB4 gene encoding B-type cyclin → MRSYKAITDENLISRQSRGKHASQAATKSATMTAATGATTLSAPSASSNHPQHNQAIAKAKSRLSTGSHHQREALTDVTAQENSKSAMHYQPQLHSHQTSHQTSHQHRHHPHHSSSNSIGSNHSNSGMTTATINQSKIQVYKQQAAQSIHQNKRQRVHKTNTHGYDEITDTDGNDEEDEEEEEEEKEKVGEDIDNDRGDAGSSEVEERRVKQQFKGSRYDDEYGYRKRANYYQEKEEEKEEEKVDEEEDKENKFGDYLNTSDLPTHDQEGDATLLRSIEVEQETEKEQERDEIEPVDYSRMINDEPLDEHEEVDVAEEELKHQQRVRSENKHVPMKPIYTPSSHAELRRIVAKYSRDTLDPEDEDTYDATMVAEYAPEIFNYMRKLEQKYMPDPYYMENMQSELKWEMRAVLIDWVVQVHDKFNLLPETLYLTVNYIDRFLSKRKVSLSRLQLVGAVAFFIAAKYEEINCPTVQEVAFMADNAYTVDEFLKAERFMIDVLEFDMGWPGPMSFLRRTSKADDYDYETRTLAKYFLELTIMDSRFVASPPSWLAAGAHYLSRHLLNRGHWTEQHVFYSGYTERQVRPLAEQMLENCRFPEKNHKAIFEKYQERRYRRSSLFVQDFFDAFE, encoded by the coding sequence ATGAGATCGTACAAGGCCATTACTGATGAGAACTTGATTAGTCGACAGTCACGAGGAAAGCATGCATCACAAGCAGCTACGAAATCAGCAACAATGACAGCTGCTACTGGTGCAACGACATTGAGTGCACCCTCAGCACTGTCGAATCATCCACAACACAACCAAGCTATAGCCAAGGCCAAATCGCGGTTATCCACCGGTCTGCACCACCAACGTGAAGCATTGACTGATGTGACTGCACAAGAAAACTCCAAGTCAGCAATGCATTACCAACCACAACTTCATTCGCACCAAACCTCACACCAAACTTCACACCAGCATCGTCACCACCCACAccacagcagcagcaatagTATTGGTAGCAACCATAGCAATAGTGGAATGACCACTGCTACAATAAACCAATCCAAAATTCAAGTTTACAAACAACAAGCAGCACAGAGTATACACCAGAACAAACGTCAAAGAGttcacaaaacaaacacacacgGGTATGATGAGATAACTGATACTGATggtaatgatgaagaagatgaagaagaggaagaagaagaaaaagaaaaagtaggAGAGGATATTGACAATGATCGTGGTGATGCGGGGAGTTCCGAAGTGGAAGAAAGACGTGTGAAACAACAATTCAAAGGGTCACgttatgatgatgaatatggatatagaaaaagagcaaactattatcaagaaaaagaagaagaaaaagaagaagaaaaagtagacgaagaagaggatAAGGAAAACAAGTTTGGCGATTACCTAAACACACTGGATTTACCAACCCATGACCAAGAGGGCGATGCAACACTTTTGCGATCCATAGAAGTTGAGCAAGAAACAGAGAAGGAACAAGAAAGGGATGAAATAGAGCCTGTGGACTATCTGCGAATGATCAACGACGAACCTCTTGATGAACACGAAGAAGTCGATGTTGCTGAAGAAGAGCtcaaacaccaacaacgAGTCAGATCAGAAAATAAACATGTTCCAATGAAACCAATTTACACACCCTCGAGCCACGCAGAGCTCAGACGAATCGTTGCCAAATATTCACGTGACACTCTAGACCCCGAAGATGAAGACACTTATGACGCTACAATGGTTGCCGAATATGCTCCAGAGATTTTCAACTACATGCGAAAACtagaacaaaaatatatGCCAGATCCTTACTATATGGAAAATATGCAAAGCGAACTCAAATGGGAAATGAGAGCTGTGCTTATTGACTGGGTTGTCCAGGTCCACGATAAGTTCAATTTACTACCTGAAACATTATACCTCACtgtcaactacattgacCGCTTCCTTTCAAAACGGAAAGTCTCACTATCACGCTTACAACTCGTTGGAGCAGTTGCCTTTTTCATTGCTGCAAAGTATGAAGAGATTAACTGTCCCACGGTTCAAGAAGTTGCTTTTATGGCTGATAACGCATACACCGTCGACGAGTTCTTGAAAGCCGAAAGGTTCATGATAGACGTATTGGAATTCGATATGGGCTGGCCCGGTCCAATGTCTTTTTTGAGAAGAACCTCCAAGGCAGATGACTACGATTACGAGACTCGTACATTGGCTAAATACTTTTTGGAACTCACAATAATGGACTCACGGTTTGTTGCCTCGCCGCCAAGTTGGCTAGCTGCTGGCGCACACTATTTATCGCGACATTTGCTTAACCGTGGCCACTGGACAGAGCAGCACGTGTTCTATAGTGGGTACACCGAACGACAAGTACGGCCCTTGGCAGAGCAGATGCTTGAGAACTGTAGGTTCCCAGAAAAAAATCACAAGgctatttttgaaaaatatcaAGAAAGAAGGTATAGACGAAgctctctttttgttcaagaCTTTTTTGATGCTTTTGAATAA